From Nocardioides sp. HDW12B, the proteins below share one genomic window:
- the uvrB gene encoding excinuclease ABC subunit UvrB, with translation MRPVTDLKRRVAPFEVISDYVPSGDQPTAIEDIEKRIRGGEEDVVLLGATGTGKTASVAWAVERLQRPTLVMQPNKTLAAQFANELRQLLPNNAVEYFVSYYDYYQPEAYVPQTDTYIEKDSSINEEVERLRHSATNSLLTRRDVIVVSTVSCIYGLGTPQEYVDRMVRLRVGDEVDRDGLLRRLVEIQYTRNDHAFTRGTFRVRGDTLEIFPVYEEHPVRIEMFGDEIEKLMSLHPVTGEVLTEDTELYVFPATHYVAGPERMERAIKGIELELEDRLAEFEKQGKLLEAQRLRMRTTYDVEMMRQVGSCAGIENYSMHMDGRSRGSAPNTLLDYFPEDFLLVVDESHVAVPQIGGMYEGDMSRKRNLVDHGFRLPSAMDNRPLRWEEFLERIGQTIYLSATPGNYELDKVGGVGNVVEQIIRPTGLIDPEVIVKSTKGQIDDLIGQIRDRTEKNERVLVTTLTKKMSEDLTDYLLEAGIRTRYLHSEVDTLRRIELLRELRLGEYDVLVGINLLREGLDLPEVSLVAILDADKEGFLRSDKSLIQTIGRAARNVSGQVIMYADKVTPSMENAIEETNRRREKQVAYNTLHGVDPQPLRKKIADITEMLAREDESTEQLLQTWQHLDTKSKKAPVPNLASTARKDDIAGMPSGDLADLVQQLTDQMHSAAAELQFELAARLRDEISELKRELRQMIEAGAR, from the coding sequence ATGCGTCCTGTGACCGACCTGAAGCGCCGCGTGGCCCCGTTCGAGGTCATCTCCGACTACGTCCCCTCCGGCGACCAGCCGACCGCGATCGAGGACATCGAGAAGCGCATCCGCGGCGGTGAGGAGGACGTCGTCCTGCTCGGCGCCACGGGCACCGGCAAGACCGCCTCGGTGGCCTGGGCGGTCGAGCGGCTGCAGCGTCCGACGCTGGTCATGCAGCCCAACAAGACGCTCGCCGCGCAGTTCGCCAACGAGCTGCGCCAGCTGCTGCCCAACAACGCGGTGGAGTACTTCGTCTCCTACTACGACTACTACCAGCCCGAGGCCTACGTCCCGCAGACGGACACCTACATCGAGAAGGACTCCTCGATCAACGAGGAGGTCGAGCGGCTGCGGCACTCGGCGACCAACTCGCTGCTGACCCGCCGCGACGTCATCGTGGTCTCGACGGTGTCGTGCATCTACGGCCTCGGCACCCCGCAGGAGTACGTCGACCGCATGGTGCGTCTGCGCGTGGGCGACGAGGTCGACCGTGACGGCCTGCTGCGCCGGCTCGTCGAGATCCAGTACACCCGCAACGACCACGCCTTCACCCGCGGGACCTTCCGGGTCCGGGGCGACACCCTCGAGATCTTCCCGGTCTACGAGGAGCACCCGGTCCGCATCGAGATGTTCGGCGACGAGATCGAGAAGCTCATGTCGCTGCACCCGGTCACCGGCGAGGTGCTGACCGAGGACACCGAGCTCTACGTCTTCCCCGCCACCCACTACGTCGCCGGTCCCGAGCGCATGGAGCGGGCCATCAAGGGCATCGAGCTCGAGCTGGAGGACCGGCTCGCCGAGTTCGAGAAGCAGGGCAAGCTGCTCGAGGCGCAGCGCCTGAGGATGCGCACGACGTACGACGTCGAGATGATGCGCCAGGTCGGGTCCTGCGCCGGCATCGAGAACTACTCGATGCACATGGACGGCCGCTCGCGCGGCTCGGCCCCCAACACCCTGCTCGACTACTTCCCCGAGGACTTCCTGCTCGTCGTCGACGAGTCGCACGTCGCGGTGCCGCAGATCGGCGGCATGTACGAGGGCGACATGTCCCGCAAGCGCAACCTCGTCGACCACGGCTTCCGGCTGCCCAGCGCGATGGACAACCGGCCGCTGCGCTGGGAGGAGTTCCTCGAGCGCATCGGCCAGACGATCTACCTGTCGGCGACGCCGGGCAACTACGAGCTCGACAAGGTCGGGGGAGTCGGCAACGTCGTCGAGCAGATCATCCGCCCCACCGGCCTGATCGACCCCGAGGTCATCGTCAAGAGCACCAAGGGCCAGATCGACGACCTCATCGGCCAGATCCGCGACCGCACCGAGAAGAACGAGCGCGTCCTGGTCACCACGCTGACCAAGAAGATGTCGGAGGACCTGACCGACTACCTGCTCGAGGCCGGCATCCGCACCCGCTACCTCCACAGCGAGGTCGACACCCTGCGCCGTATCGAGCTGCTGCGCGAGCTGCGGCTGGGGGAGTACGACGTCCTCGTCGGCATCAACCTGCTCCGCGAGGGACTCGACCTGCCCGAGGTGTCGCTGGTCGCGATCCTCGACGCCGACAAGGAGGGCTTCCTCCGCTCGGACAAGTCCCTGATCCAGACCATCGGCCGTGCCGCACGCAACGTGTCCGGCCAGGTCATCATGTACGCCGACAAGGTCACCCCGTCGATGGAGAACGCCATCGAGGAGACCAACCGGCGCCGGGAGAAGCAGGTCGCCTACAACACCCTGCACGGCGTCGACCCGCAGCCGCTGCGCAAGAAGATCGCCGACATCACCGAGATGCTCGCCCGCGAGGACGAGTCGACCGAGCAGCTGCTCCAGACCTGGCAGCACCTCGACACCAAGTCGAAGAAGGCGCCGGTGCCGAACCTGGCGTCGACGGCCCGCAAGGACGACATCGCCGGCATGCCGTCCGGGGACCTGGCCGACCTCGTCCAGCAGCTCACCGACCAGATGCACTCGGCCGCCGCCGAGCTGCAGTTCGAGCTGGCGGCCCGCCTGCGCGACGAGATCTCCGAGCTCAAGCGCGAGCTGCGCCAGATGATCGAGGCCGGTGCGCGATGA